Proteins from one Xanthobacter autotrophicus Py2 genomic window:
- a CDS encoding helicase domain protein (PFAM: helicase domain protein; N-6 DNA methylase~SMART: DEAD-like helicases~KEGG: nha:Nham_4656 N-6 DNA methylase) — protein sequence MAQDDPFTLDLFGNTALSSDLGLGVTAFSASFTEGPDDDDPPPMTPAPAAPMASVERRSVACPAETGENFHLTGTRQLARSWKDRARDNLAAIRLAAEIEAAQRPAIADEQAALIRFTGFGASDLANGVFRRPGEDRFRKGWEALGAGVEEAVSSADYASLARCTQYAHFTPEYIVRAIWAGLLRLGWRGGRVLEPGIGTGLFPALMPDNLRSVSHVTGIEIDPVTARIARLLQPRARIVTGDFARVDLPAHFDLAIGNPPFSDRAVRSDRAFRSLGLRLHDYFIAKSINRLKPGALAAFVTSHGTMDKADATAREHIATMADLIGAIRLPEGSFRTDAGTDVVVDILFFRRRRDGEPEGDQSWLDLEEVRPATEDEAAIRVNSWFARHPGMVLGTHGLTSGPFGETYTCRPREGEDLDAGLAAALTFLPEGIYDGEPEPIEAELSDDPSPTADLPDASRAREGSYFVDSRHGLMQLVDGTPVAIRVRNRRSPEGIPEKHVRILRKLIPIRDAVREVLKAQEFDRPWKPAQVKLRIAWSNFVRDFGPINTTVVSTSEDEDTGEVRETHRRPNIQPFLDDPDCWLVASIEDYDLESNTAKPGPIFTERVIAPPPAPIITSSADALAVVLNERGHVDPDHIAELLHRDVEDVTAELGNAIFRDPGDGSWQAADAYLSGAVRSKLVTAQAVAALDPAYQRNVTALQAVQPADLRPSDITARLGAPWIPAADVVAFVRETMGAEIKIHHMPELASWTVEARQLGYMAAGTSEWGTDRRHAGQLLSDALNSSVPQIFDIVKDGDSERRVLNVVDTEAAKEKLTKIKTAFQKWIWSDPDRTDRLARVYNDRFNNIAPRAFNGEHLQLPGASGTFSLYGHQKRVIWRIISSGSTYVAHAVGAGKTMSIAAAIMEQRRLGLIAKAMLVVPGHCLAQAAREFLALYPNARILVADETNFTKDKRHRFLSRAATATWDAIIITHSAFRFIGVPSAFEQKMIQDELELYEELLTKVESDDRVSRKRLERLKEGLKERLEALATRKDNLLTISEIGVDQIIVDEAQEFRKLSFATNMSTLKGVDPNGSQRAWDLFVKSRFIETKNPGRALVLASGTPITNTLGEMFTVQRLLGHAALRERGLHEFDAWASTFGDASTELELQPSGKYKPVTRFARFVNVPELIAMFRSFADVVMPADLRDHVKVPEISGGKRQIITVPPSAAFKAYQRLLDARITAIEQRDRPPEPGDDILLSVITDGRHAAIDLRLVDPDNDNEPGNKLNQLVANAFRIWQETAENTYVRGNGKSYELPGAAQMIFSDLGTLGVEKSRGFSAYRWIRDELVRLGVPAAEIAFIQDYKKSDAKQRLFGDVRAGKVRFLLGSSDTMGTGVNAQLRLKALHHLDVPWLPSQIEQREGRIARQGNQHDVIDIFAYATLGSLDARMWQNNERKARFIAAALSGDTSIRRLDDMGEGQASQFAMAKAIASGDQRLMQKAGLEAEIARLDRLRAAHVDDQHAIRRQIRDAEREIEISARRIAEIGQDIERLAPTLGDAFAITVTGNRHAERKGAGRALMKEILTLIQLQQEGEVVIASLRGFDLAFHGERVGRDGFHYAIMLLRTGADYEIDLPVAVTPLGAVARLEHALSGFEEEQEGYGQRLTNARRRLASYHAREGGAFAFADELETKRTQLAEIEADLANDTESSRDRIAA from the coding sequence ATGGCGCAAGATGACCCCTTCACCCTCGATCTCTTCGGCAACACCGCGCTCTCGTCCGACCTCGGCCTCGGCGTCACCGCATTCTCGGCGAGCTTCACCGAGGGACCGGACGACGACGATCCACCGCCCATGACGCCGGCGCCGGCCGCGCCGATGGCTTCGGTTGAAAGGCGATCCGTCGCGTGCCCTGCCGAGACGGGTGAGAACTTTCATCTCACCGGGACGCGCCAGCTTGCCCGCTCGTGGAAGGACCGGGCCCGTGACAATCTCGCCGCCATTCGCCTGGCAGCCGAGATCGAAGCGGCACAGCGACCTGCCATCGCCGACGAGCAGGCCGCACTGATCCGGTTCACCGGCTTCGGCGCGTCCGATCTCGCCAATGGCGTGTTTCGCCGCCCCGGTGAGGATCGGTTCCGGAAGGGCTGGGAGGCGCTCGGCGCCGGGGTGGAGGAAGCCGTGAGCAGCGCGGACTACGCCTCGCTCGCACGCTGCACGCAGTACGCCCACTTCACGCCCGAATATATCGTCCGTGCCATCTGGGCCGGCCTGCTACGTCTCGGCTGGCGCGGTGGGCGGGTGCTGGAGCCCGGCATCGGCACAGGACTCTTCCCCGCGCTGATGCCGGACAACTTGCGATCCGTCTCTCACGTCACCGGCATCGAGATCGATCCTGTCACGGCGCGGATCGCCCGGCTCCTTCAGCCGCGCGCTCGGATCGTCACAGGCGACTTTGCCCGCGTCGACCTGCCGGCGCATTTCGATCTAGCGATCGGCAATCCGCCCTTCTCCGACCGCGCCGTGCGCTCGGATCGCGCTTTCCGGTCGCTTGGCCTGCGGCTGCACGACTACTTCATCGCCAAGTCGATCAATCGGCTGAAGCCGGGCGCGCTCGCCGCGTTTGTCACCTCGCACGGAACGATGGACAAGGCGGATGCGACCGCCCGCGAGCACATCGCCACCATGGCCGATCTCATCGGCGCAATCCGCTTGCCCGAGGGCAGCTTTCGCACCGATGCCGGCACCGATGTGGTGGTCGACATCCTGTTCTTCCGCCGGCGCCGGGACGGCGAGCCCGAGGGCGATCAGTCCTGGCTCGACCTTGAGGAGGTGCGCCCTGCGACCGAGGACGAGGCTGCCATCCGTGTCAATAGCTGGTTCGCGCGCCATCCGGGCATGGTGCTCGGAACACATGGGCTGACCTCCGGCCCCTTCGGCGAGACCTATACGTGCAGGCCGCGCGAGGGCGAGGATCTCGACGCGGGCCTTGCCGCGGCGCTTACCTTCCTTCCGGAAGGCATCTATGACGGCGAGCCCGAGCCAATCGAGGCCGAGCTCTCCGATGACCCGAGCCCGACCGCCGACCTGCCCGACGCGTCTCGGGCGCGGGAGGGCAGCTATTTCGTCGACAGCCGTCATGGCCTCATGCAGCTCGTCGACGGAACCCCGGTCGCGATCCGCGTGCGCAACAGGCGCAGCCCCGAGGGCATTCCGGAAAAGCACGTCCGCATTCTCCGCAAGCTGATCCCGATCCGCGACGCGGTCCGCGAGGTGCTGAAGGCCCAGGAGTTCGACAGGCCGTGGAAGCCGGCACAGGTGAAGCTGCGCATCGCCTGGTCGAACTTCGTGCGCGACTTTGGTCCCATCAACACCACCGTCGTCTCGACCAGCGAGGACGAGGACACCGGCGAAGTGCGCGAGACGCACCGCCGCCCGAACATCCAGCCCTTCCTGGACGATCCCGATTGCTGGCTGGTCGCTTCGATCGAGGACTACGACCTCGAGAGCAATACGGCCAAGCCCGGCCCCATCTTCACCGAGCGGGTCATCGCGCCGCCACCGGCGCCGATCATCACGTCGTCGGCCGATGCGCTCGCCGTGGTGCTCAACGAGCGCGGTCATGTCGATCCCGACCACATTGCCGAGCTGCTGCACCGGGATGTCGAGGATGTCACCGCCGAACTCGGCAATGCCATCTTCCGCGATCCGGGCGACGGCTCCTGGCAGGCCGCCGACGCCTATCTCTCAGGTGCCGTCCGCTCGAAGCTCGTCACCGCGCAGGCCGTGGCCGCGCTCGATCCAGCCTATCAGCGCAATGTCACCGCGTTGCAGGCCGTGCAGCCGGCCGACCTTCGGCCCTCCGACATCACCGCGCGTCTCGGCGCGCCGTGGATCCCGGCCGCCGATGTCGTCGCGTTCGTGCGGGAAACCATGGGCGCCGAGATCAAGATCCATCACATGCCGGAGCTGGCCTCCTGGACCGTCGAGGCGCGGCAGCTCGGATATATGGCGGCCGGCACGTCGGAGTGGGGGACCGACCGGCGGCACGCCGGCCAGCTCCTCTCGGACGCCCTCAACTCTTCCGTGCCGCAGATCTTCGACATCGTGAAGGACGGCGACAGCGAGCGCCGGGTGCTCAATGTCGTCGACACAGAAGCAGCTAAAGAGAAGCTCACCAAGATCAAGACCGCGTTCCAGAAGTGGATCTGGAGCGACCCCGACCGGACCGACCGGCTGGCGCGGGTCTACAATGACCGCTTCAACAATATCGCGCCACGCGCCTTCAACGGCGAGCATCTCCAGCTTCCGGGCGCCTCAGGCACCTTTTCGCTTTATGGGCACCAGAAGCGGGTCATCTGGCGCATCATCTCTTCCGGCAGCACCTACGTCGCCCACGCTGTCGGCGCCGGCAAGACCATGTCGATCGCCGCCGCCATCATGGAGCAGCGCCGGCTCGGGCTGATCGCCAAGGCCATGCTCGTGGTCCCCGGACACTGTCTGGCCCAGGCCGCACGCGAGTTCCTGGCGCTCTATCCGAACGCCCGCATCCTCGTCGCCGACGAGACCAATTTCACCAAGGACAAGCGTCACCGCTTCCTGTCGCGCGCGGCGACGGCGACCTGGGACGCCATCATCATCACCCACAGCGCCTTTCGCTTCATCGGCGTGCCGTCGGCTTTCGAGCAGAAGATGATCCAGGACGAGCTGGAACTCTACGAGGAGCTGCTGACCAAGGTCGAGAGCGACGACCGCGTCTCGCGCAAGCGGCTGGAGCGACTGAAGGAGGGGTTGAAGGAGCGGCTCGAGGCACTCGCGACGCGCAAGGACAACCTGCTGACCATCTCGGAGATCGGCGTCGATCAGATCATCGTCGATGAAGCGCAGGAGTTCCGTAAGCTCAGCTTCGCCACCAACATGTCGACCCTGAAGGGCGTCGATCCGAACGGCTCGCAGCGCGCCTGGGACCTGTTCGTCAAATCCCGCTTCATCGAGACGAAGAACCCGGGCAGGGCGCTTGTGCTGGCTTCCGGCACGCCGATCACCAACACCCTCGGAGAAATGTTCACCGTGCAGCGGCTGCTCGGGCATGCGGCACTGCGCGAACGCGGCCTGCACGAGTTCGACGCCTGGGCCTCGACCTTCGGCGACGCTTCCACCGAGCTCGAGCTGCAGCCTTCGGGCAAATACAAGCCGGTGACGCGCTTCGCGCGGTTCGTGAATGTCCCCGAGCTGATCGCCATGTTCCGCTCGTTTGCCGACGTGGTGATGCCGGCGGACCTTCGCGACCATGTGAAGGTTCCGGAGATCTCCGGCGGCAAGCGCCAGATCATCACCGTGCCGCCGAGCGCGGCGTTCAAGGCCTATCAGCGCCTGCTCGACGCCCGCATCACCGCCATCGAGCAGCGGGACCGTCCCCCAGAGCCCGGTGATGACATCCTGCTGTCCGTCATCACCGACGGGCGCCATGCCGCGATCGATCTGCGGCTGGTCGATCCCGACAATGACAATGAGCCCGGAAACAAGCTCAACCAGCTCGTCGCGAACGCCTTCCGCATCTGGCAGGAAACGGCGGAAAACACCTATGTCCGCGGCAACGGGAAGTCCTACGAGCTGCCCGGCGCCGCGCAGATGATCTTTTCCGATCTCGGCACGCTCGGTGTCGAGAAAAGTCGAGGCTTCTCGGCCTACCGCTGGATCCGCGACGAATTGGTCCGGCTGGGCGTGCCCGCCGCCGAAATCGCCTTCATCCAGGACTACAAGAAGTCCGACGCGAAGCAGCGCTTGTTCGGCGATGTCCGGGCTGGGAAGGTCCGCTTCCTTCTCGGCAGCTCGGACACGATGGGAACGGGCGTCAACGCGCAGCTGCGGCTGAAGGCGCTGCATCACCTCGATGTGCCATGGCTGCCGTCCCAGATCGAGCAACGTGAAGGCAGGATCGCGAGGCAAGGCAATCAGCATGACGTCATCGACATCTTTGCCTACGCGACGCTCGGTTCGCTCGACGCCAGGATGTGGCAGAACAACGAGCGAAAGGCCCGGTTCATTGCCGCGGCGCTCTCCGGCGACACCTCGATTCGCAGGCTTGACGACATGGGCGAGGGGCAGGCATCGCAGTTCGCCATGGCGAAGGCCATCGCCAGCGGCGACCAGCGCCTGATGCAGAAGGCGGGGCTGGAAGCCGAGATTGCGCGGCTAGATCGCCTGCGCGCCGCCCATGTCGACGACCAGCATGCCATTCGCCGCCAGATCCGCGATGCCGAGCGCGAGATCGAGATTTCGGCCCGGCGCATCGCCGAGATCGGGCAGGACATCGAACGGCTCGCGCCGACCTTGGGCGATGCCTTCGCCATAACCGTGACCGGGAACCGCCATGCCGAGCGCAAGGGGGCCGGCCGCGCTCTGATGAAGGAGATCCTCACCCTCATCCAACTCCAGCAGGAGGGAGAAGTCGTCATCGCCTCGCTCCGCGGTTTCGATCTCGCATTCCATGGCGAGCGGGTCGGACGCGACGGCTTCCACTACGCCATAATGCTGCTGCGGACCGGCGCAGACTACGAGATCGATCTGCCCGTCGCAGTCACGCCGCTCGGCGCCGTCGCCCGGCTCGAGCACGCGCTGTCGGGTTTCGAGGAGGAACAGGAAGGATATGGGCAGCGACTGACCAATGCCCGCCGTCGCCTCGCTTCCTATCACGCGCGCGAGGGCGGCGCATTCGCCTTCGCCGACGAGCTGGAGACGAAGCGCACGCAGCTCGCCGAGATCGAGGCTGATCTTGCGAACGATACGGAGAGTTCCCGTGATCGGATTGCTGCTTAG
- a CDS encoding conserved hypothetical protein (KEGG: atc:AGR_pTi_187 hypothetical protein) — MFTFPVQEVRAVIARGKSDGATNGGYRNPHYGLAPGKDERLGLWLVGDEGVYLLSNGKLAEGQRALVCYAEECDPKTNPDYWHYKRQHFGGDDGIEFLDAVELERLMAAVPGATHLTIVTTDTSLSLALIRR; from the coding sequence ATGTTCACCTTCCCCGTGCAGGAAGTCCGCGCCGTCATCGCCCGCGGAAAATCCGACGGCGCGACCAATGGCGGCTACCGCAATCCCCATTACGGTCTCGCCCCGGGCAAAGACGAACGGCTCGGCCTATGGCTCGTCGGCGATGAAGGGGTGTACCTCCTCTCAAACGGCAAGCTCGCCGAGGGGCAACGCGCCCTCGTCTGCTACGCCGAGGAGTGCGATCCGAAGACCAATCCCGACTACTGGCACTACAAGCGCCAGCACTTCGGCGGCGATGACGGGATCGAATTCCTCGACGCCGTCGAGCTCGAGAGGCTGATGGCCGCCGTCCCCGGCGCCACGCACCTGACGATCGTGACCACCGACACCAGCCTGTCGCTCGCCCTGATCCGCCGCTGA
- a CDS encoding RES domain protein (PFAM: RES domain protein~KEGG: mes:Meso_4546 hypothetical protein): protein MQYRGKLYRALNPVYAREPLSGRGAELYGGRFNPKGLAALYASLSVMTALREANQVGNLQPTTLVSYDAEIDGIFDCRDDEALEAKGMDAAALADSTWRDQMKASGEARTQTFARRLIAAGHNGLLVRSFAAGATAEDLNLVLWRWGDSAPSRLVLIDDENRLSRERS from the coding sequence GTGCAGTATCGGGGAAAGCTCTATCGAGCGCTGAATCCAGTCTACGCGCGCGAGCCATTGTCCGGGCGAGGAGCCGAACTCTATGGTGGACGGTTCAACCCGAAGGGCCTGGCCGCGCTCTATGCGTCATTATCGGTGATGACGGCGCTGCGCGAAGCCAATCAGGTCGGCAACCTCCAGCCGACCACGCTCGTCTCCTACGACGCGGAGATCGATGGCATATTCGATTGCCGGGATGATGAGGCGCTCGAGGCAAAGGGCATGGACGCTGCGGCACTCGCCGACAGCACATGGCGCGACCAGATGAAGGCGAGCGGGGAAGCGCGAACGCAGACCTTTGCCCGGCGGCTCATTGCCGCTGGCCATAACGGCCTGCTCGTCAGGAGCTTTGCGGCCGGCGCGACTGCTGAGGATTTGAACCTCGTGCTCTGGAGATGGGGCGACAGTGCCCCATCTCGTCTCGTTCTGATCGACGATGAGAACCGCTTGTCGCGAGAGCGGTCCTAG
- a CDS encoding conserved hypothetical protein (KEGG: nha:Nham_4660 hypothetical protein), whose translation MSAHTIYDNAPIGALVAWSDGTPRPPERFTRKLSAWQTNNSRGRLIQKQGERGIGNVSLSASFTLHEADYCAGGVIAIRVHRTFSLDSKLDFTVLERPAIGSVRIFERAGAGAELIHLAAHRQAAEEWLSRHGYPRAVLEEVTADEVGADIVEGRAVA comes from the coding sequence ATGTCCGCGCACACAATCTATGACAATGCGCCGATCGGCGCCCTCGTCGCCTGGTCCGACGGAACGCCGCGGCCGCCCGAGCGCTTCACCAGGAAGCTGTCCGCCTGGCAGACCAACAACAGCAGGGGCCGCCTGATCCAGAAGCAGGGGGAGCGCGGGATCGGGAACGTCAGCCTGTCCGCCAGTTTCACCTTGCACGAGGCGGACTATTGCGCTGGCGGCGTCATTGCCATCCGCGTCCACCGGACGTTCTCGCTCGACTCGAAGCTGGACTTCACGGTTCTCGAGCGTCCGGCGATCGGTTCGGTGCGGATCTTCGAACGGGCCGGCGCGGGCGCCGAGCTCATCCATCTCGCTGCGCATCGGCAGGCTGCCGAAGAGTGGCTCTCCCGCCATGGCTATCCGCGCGCCGTGCTCGAGGAGGTGACGGCCGATGAGGTCGGCGCCGATATCGTCGAGGGGAGGGCGGTGGCATGA
- a CDS encoding ParB domain protein nuclease (PFAM: ParB domain protein nuclease~KEGG: mes:Meso_4317 ParB-like nuclease), whose translation MHLIKVDPRALRENPDKTRLTKSTAQADALLLATIKAVGIVQPPVVAPQTDGGNGFIIDRGHRRVRQAIAAELEEIEVLVDEAANDNGAMRSMVENIAREPLNPVDQWRAIERLVALGWTEEAIGVALALPIRQIKKLRLLANVLPAMLDHMAKGDMPNEKQLRTIAAASLEEQKEVWKKHKPSKADPQVAWYNVANGLERTRMYAKDASFDDELAKAYGIAWVEDLFASADEDSRYTTDVEAFLGAQQEWMANHLPKRGVIVEADTWGRAKLPPKAEQVYGRPGKSDHAAMYLDREGKVQTVHYRMPEPKKAKGKDEPTNGAAGDDGIVASKPRPDVTRRGIEMVGDFRTDALHEALARAPIEDDTLLALLVLAFAGRNISIASGASGDVYGYARMDRHAARLVGNEGKLDFDRETLQQAARGVLIDVLSCRENRTDSGIVARIAGDAIGADGFLPNMGTEEFLSCLSRAALEVSCKDTPVLPRQKVKDTRAALVEHFKDERFVHPSVQFAPDATKLASWLVKHEASEDDDLDEGSAEPDAIEPAEVPDDEAYSVAAE comes from the coding sequence ATGCATCTCATCAAGGTCGATCCGCGCGCGCTGCGGGAGAATCCTGACAAGACCCGCCTGACCAAGTCCACGGCGCAGGCCGATGCCCTGCTGCTGGCGACGATCAAGGCCGTCGGCATCGTCCAGCCGCCGGTCGTCGCGCCGCAAACTGACGGCGGCAATGGCTTCATCATTGATCGTGGCCACCGTCGCGTGCGCCAGGCCATCGCGGCCGAGCTCGAGGAGATCGAGGTCCTCGTCGACGAAGCCGCCAACGACAATGGCGCGATGCGCTCGATGGTCGAAAACATCGCCCGTGAGCCGCTGAACCCGGTCGACCAGTGGCGCGCCATCGAGCGCCTCGTCGCGCTCGGCTGGACCGAGGAGGCGATCGGCGTCGCGCTTGCCTTGCCGATCCGCCAGATCAAGAAGCTGCGGCTCCTCGCCAACGTGCTTCCCGCCATGCTCGACCACATGGCGAAGGGCGACATGCCGAACGAGAAGCAGCTGCGCACGATCGCCGCCGCCTCGTTGGAGGAGCAGAAGGAGGTCTGGAAGAAGCACAAGCCGTCCAAGGCCGATCCGCAGGTCGCCTGGTACAACGTCGCGAACGGGCTGGAAAGGACCCGGATGTACGCGAAGGACGCCAGTTTCGACGACGAGCTCGCCAAGGCCTACGGCATCGCCTGGGTCGAGGACCTGTTCGCCTCGGCCGACGAGGACAGCCGCTACACCACGGATGTCGAGGCCTTCCTCGGGGCGCAGCAGGAATGGATGGCGAACCACCTGCCCAAGCGCGGCGTCATCGTCGAGGCCGACACCTGGGGCCGCGCGAAGTTGCCCCCCAAAGCCGAGCAGGTCTACGGCCGGCCCGGCAAGTCGGACCACGCGGCCATGTATCTCGATCGCGAGGGCAAGGTACAGACGGTCCACTACCGTATGCCCGAGCCGAAGAAGGCAAAGGGCAAGGACGAGCCGACCAACGGCGCCGCTGGCGACGACGGCATCGTGGCCTCGAAGCCGCGCCCGGACGTGACCCGTAGGGGCATCGAAATGGTTGGCGACTTCCGGACCGATGCGCTGCACGAGGCGCTCGCCCGCGCGCCGATCGAGGATGACACGCTGCTGGCGCTGCTCGTCCTCGCCTTCGCCGGCCGCAATATCTCTATCGCCTCCGGCGCCTCGGGCGACGTCTATGGCTACGCCCGGATGGACCGCCATGCCGCACGACTGGTCGGAAATGAGGGCAAGCTCGACTTCGACCGCGAGACGCTGCAGCAGGCGGCCCGCGGCGTCCTCATCGATGTGCTGTCGTGCCGGGAGAACCGTACCGACTCCGGCATCGTCGCGCGCATCGCCGGCGATGCCATCGGCGCCGACGGCTTCCTTCCGAACATGGGCACGGAGGAATTCCTCTCGTGCCTGTCCCGCGCCGCGCTCGAAGTCTCGTGCAAGGACACCCCGGTCCTGCCGCGCCAGAAGGTGAAGGACACCCGCGCCGCTCTCGTCGAGCACTTCAAGGACGAGCGGTTCGTTCATCCGTCGGTGCAGTTCGCGCCCGACGCGACGAAGCTCGCGAGCTGGCTGGTGAAGCACGAGGCGAGCGAGGACGACGATCTCGACGAGGGGTCGGCCGAGCCGGACGCCATTGAGCCGGCCGAGGTGCCCGACGACGAGGCCTACAGCGTCGCGGCCGAATAG
- a CDS encoding protein of unknown function DUF1419 (PFAM: protein of unknown function DUF1419~KEGG: atc:AGR_pTi_186 hypothetical protein) → MTLSTPIRKVFQGVPDRRQMFRMFDRHAQRPFRWDGDASALYTGEWFETSPVDHDYMFEILPPLWMRGDMFAMREFLTGSVTGVFFALMIDGRVRHFHGYCDLADTASPERMRAAIINRESRPVKAMTRTERLEHIWSATHDDYRGYAGDRWPEADRGKRTVLFYGGRQGTSLVLLDGLTDAQVSAKLPVHLRYLPDAIAA, encoded by the coding sequence ATGACTCTCTCCACCCCTATCCGCAAGGTGTTTCAAGGCGTTCCCGACCGGCGCCAGATGTTCCGGATGTTCGACCGTCACGCGCAGCGACCCTTCCGCTGGGACGGCGATGCGAGCGCGCTCTACACCGGCGAATGGTTCGAAACCAGCCCCGTCGACCACGACTATATGTTCGAGATCCTGCCGCCGCTCTGGATGCGCGGCGACATGTTCGCCATGCGCGAATTCCTGACCGGCAGCGTCACCGGCGTCTTCTTCGCGCTGATGATCGATGGTCGGGTCCGTCATTTCCACGGCTATTGCGATCTCGCCGACACGGCTTCGCCAGAGCGGATGCGTGCCGCGATCATCAACCGGGAATCGCGCCCGGTGAAGGCGATGACGCGAACCGAGCGCCTCGAGCACATCTGGAGCGCGACGCATGACGACTATCGCGGCTATGCCGGGGACCGCTGGCCGGAGGCCGATCGCGGCAAGCGCACCGTGCTGTTTTACGGCGGACGGCAAGGCACCAGCCTGGTCCTGCTCGACGGGCTGACCGACGCGCAGGTCTCCGCCAAGCTGCCGGTGCATCTGCGCTACCTGCCCGACGCGATCGCGGCGTGA
- a CDS encoding conserved hypothetical protein (KEGG: mes:Meso_4547 hypothetical protein): protein MGLAQYADNGFLAPRKIAVAFRTTSEEVARTAGLGKDAVQRKDRVRSDKTQRRLREMVEVINKVEPRFGSTLMAYAWYRSEPLPGFSGQTAMQLVRNGRVDDVLDYVDAVDVGVHA from the coding sequence ATGGGGTTGGCGCAATATGCGGATAACGGCTTCCTCGCCCCCCGGAAGATCGCGGTTGCGTTCCGAACCACCAGCGAGGAAGTCGCCCGCACGGCGGGGCTGGGCAAGGATGCCGTCCAGCGCAAGGATCGCGTCCGGTCGGACAAGACCCAACGCCGGCTGCGCGAGATGGTCGAAGTGATCAACAAGGTCGAGCCGCGCTTCGGTTCGACATTGATGGCCTATGCCTGGTACCGGTCGGAGCCCCTGCCCGGCTTCTCCGGCCAGACAGCCATGCAGCTCGTGCGCAACGGCCGAGTGGATGACGTGCTCGACTATGTCGACGCGGTCGACGTCGGCGTGCACGCCTGA
- a CDS encoding conserved hypothetical protein (KEGG: nha:Nham_4653 hypothetical protein) encodes MEKTDIEELRSRVPCAAALQKAGFAIDLKESTRRAVKYRRGDDIIIVIHHGKGWFDARSEAKGDVFSLVEHLDGVGFVEVLQRVSDLVGFVPNEPVWTREAREHDPDLGIPDRWRARRKPWPGSMTWRYLRGERALPETIIRAAIQQDRLREGPRGSMWAAHVDETGAVTGWEERGPEWRGFARGGGKVLFRLGPVGARRLCVTEAAIDAMSLAAIESQHSDSLYLSTGGGWAPATEAAIRLLASRHGALLVAATDNNAQGEVFAERIATIAVATTADYRRQKPEHEDWNEDLRARKRREEEGRKPAAACPPAASRVKLRPLRGP; translated from the coding sequence ATGGAAAAGACGGATATCGAGGAGCTGAGGAGCCGTGTGCCCTGCGCGGCTGCGCTCCAAAAGGCTGGGTTCGCGATCGATCTGAAGGAGAGCACGCGCAGGGCGGTCAAGTACCGGCGCGGTGACGACATCATTATCGTCATCCATCACGGCAAGGGCTGGTTCGATGCACGGTCCGAAGCCAAGGGTGACGTGTTCTCGCTTGTCGAGCATCTCGATGGTGTCGGCTTTGTGGAGGTGCTGCAGCGGGTTTCGGACCTGGTTGGCTTCGTGCCGAACGAGCCCGTCTGGACGAGGGAGGCCCGCGAGCACGATCCCGACCTTGGCATTCCCGATCGCTGGCGCGCGCGGCGCAAGCCATGGCCCGGCTCCATGACCTGGCGCTATCTCCGCGGCGAGCGCGCTCTTCCCGAGACGATCATCCGCGCTGCAATCCAGCAGGATCGCCTCCGAGAAGGGCCTCGCGGCAGCATGTGGGCAGCCCATGTCGACGAGACCGGCGCGGTTACGGGCTGGGAGGAGCGCGGCCCCGAATGGCGCGGTTTCGCCCGCGGCGGCGGCAAGGTCCTGTTCCGCCTCGGGCCGGTCGGTGCCCGCCGGCTCTGTGTTACCGAGGCTGCGATCGACGCGATGAGCCTCGCCGCGATTGAAAGCCAGCACTCCGACAGCCTCTATCTCAGCACTGGCGGCGGATGGGCGCCAGCGACCGAAGCCGCCATCCGGCTGCTCGCATCACGCCATGGCGCCCTGCTTGTGGCGGCTACCGACAACAATGCGCAGGGCGAGGTCTTTGCCGAACGAATCGCGACGATCGCCGTGGCGACGACCGCCGACTACAGACGGCAAAAGCCCGAGCATGAGGATTGGAACGAAGATCTGCGCGCCAGAAAGAGGAGGGAAGAAGAGGGAAGGAAACCGGCTGCCGCATGCCCGCCGGCCGCGTCAAGGGTGAAGCTTCGCCCGCTGCGCGGCCCTTGA